Proteins encoded by one window of Aspergillus puulaauensis MK2 DNA, chromosome 4, nearly complete sequence:
- a CDS encoding uncharacterized protein (COG:Q;~EggNog:ENOG410PJG6;~InterPro:IPR036396,IPR001128,IPR002401;~PFAM:PF00067;~TransMembrane:1 (o14-34i);~go_function: GO:0005506 - iron ion binding [Evidence IEA];~go_function: GO:0016705 - oxidoreductase activity, acting on paired donors, with incorporation or reduction of molecular oxygen [Evidence IEA];~go_function: GO:0020037 - heme binding [Evidence IEA];~go_process: GO:0055114 - oxidation-reduction process [Evidence IEA]) yields MIESVVQMPGVLDIHQGITFFAAVSVLLVLIKLANKTDIPKIKGLSEVPGVPVFGSLFLLGKHHARNCAKLAKSYGDVFQVRLGNRRFIYANSFEAVRELWIKNQSALISRPQFWTFHSVVSETQGVYTLGTSPWSESVKRARKAAATALNRKAVQTYLPFIDLESTTSINELFKNQKLDDDIDPNGYFQRFSLNISLTLNYGIRLDGTVRDHTLNEVVTVERELGNIRGIAHNWQDYVPLLRLWPGFKKNAIKFRGRRDEYILSFYNQLKEKIANGTDNPCIAGNVFKDPDANLGENELKSICLTMVAAGLDTLPGNINMTTAYLSSPHGQELQKRLYDDIIRSYPDEDPWHAVLVEEKSEFMRCFVKEVLRYWSTLNLSFNRQSVKDIQYKGATIPAGTPFLMNMWAANHDAEQFKNPMEFNPDRFMGIEEAGAGTQHFGYGAGTRMCAGSHLANRELYAIFSRLVLAFYIKPTADPKSRPNLDTIDCNSVPTSMVTQPKPFKVRFVPRNEKQLENWINESVDKTAYL; encoded by the exons ACAAAACCGACATTCCAAAGATCAAAGGCCTTTCGGAGGTTCCCGGCGTTCCTGTCTTTGGGAGTCTGTTTCTTCTGGGGAAGCATCATGCACGCAACTGTGCCAAACTAGCCAAGTCCTATGGCGATGTTTTCCAGGTTCGCCTAGGGAATAGG AGGTTCATCTATGCAAACTCCTTTGAAGCGGTTAGGGAACTCTGGATCAAGAACCAATCTGCCCTCATCTCTCGCCCCCAGTTCTGGACGTTCCACAGCGTTGTGTCCGAGACTCAGGGCGTGTATACCCTCGGAACGTCGCCCTGGAGCGAGTCTGTCAAGAGAGCGAGAAAGGCTGCTGCCACGGCTCTCAACCGAAAGGCTGTGCAGACCTACCTCCCCTTCATTGATTTGGAGTCCACGACCAGCATCAACGAGTTGTTCAAGAATCAAAagctcgacgacgacattgacCCAAATGGATACTTCCAGCGCTTTTCGCTCAACATCAGCTTGACCCTCAATTACGGAATTCGCCTCGATGGCACGGTGCGCGACCACACCTTGAACGAGGTTGTAACGGTCGAGCGAGAGCTGGGTAATATTCGCGGTATTGCTCATAACTGGCAAGATTATGTCCCTCTTTTGAGACTTTGGCCCGGGTTCAAGAAGAATGCCATCAAGTTCCGTGGTCGTCGGGACGAGTATATCCTATCGTTCTACAACCAGCTTAAGGAGAAGATTGCCAATGGAACCGATAACCCGTGTATTGCTGGCAACGTGTTCAAGGACCCTGACGCCAATCTCGGCGAAA ATGAACTCAAGTCCATTTGTCTGACAATGGTCGCCGCTGGTCTGGACACCCTCCCCGGTAATATCAACATGACAACTGCGTACCTGTCCTCCCCTCATggccaggagctgcagaagcgcCTGTACGACGACATCATCCGTTCCTACCCGGATGAGGACCCCTGGCACGCCGTCCTGGTTGAGGAAAAGTCCGAATTCATGCGCTGCTTCGTCAAGGAAGTTCTTCGCTACTGGTCCACCCTGAACCTGTCGTTCAACCGTCAGAGCGTGAAGGATATCCAGTACAAAGGCGCTACAATTCCGGCCGGTACACCCTTCTTGATG AACATGTGGGCAGCCAACCACGATGCCGAGCAATTCAAAAACCCCATGGAGTTCAACCCAGATCGCTTCATGGGCATCGAAGAGGCCGGCGCAGGCACTCAGCATTTCGGCTACGGGGCCGGCACCCGCATGTGCGCTGGATCCCATCTTGCCAATCGCGAGTTGTATGCCATCTTCTCGCGACTGGTGCTGGCCTTCTACATCAAGCCAACAGCCGACCCTAAGAGCCGACCTAACTTGGATACCATTGACTGCAACTCGGTTCCAACCAGTATGGTGACGCAGCCGAAGCCGTTCAAGGTGCGTTTTGTACCGAGGAATGAGAAGCAGTTGGAGAACTGGATTAACGAGAGTGTTGATAAAACTGCCTATCTGTAA